Proteins encoded in a region of the Perca fluviatilis chromosome 8, GENO_Pfluv_1.0, whole genome shotgun sequence genome:
- the nudt7 gene encoding peroxisomal coenzyme A diphosphatase NUDT7 — MNIKEETIAILKQFDSGNKFSSLSVLPKASVLIPLVVKNGELCTLMTLRSKELRTSAGEVCFPGGKRDPSDRDDVDTALREAEEEIGLSPDDVQVVCRLVPLISKSGLLVTPVVGFIEESFCPCPNPAEVSAVFTVPLDFFTSDQDHDAIHSVARTMGSLHSFYFVDPDSGSQYHIWGLTAVFARLVATLALRKKLEFDVVFDPDNPLAFFLQILHRRTSKL, encoded by the exons ATGAATATTAAAGAGGAGACGATAGCCATTTTAAAGCAGTTTGACAGTGGGAACAAGTTCTCCTCTCTGTCGGTGCTGCCCAAAGCCTCAGTGCTGATCCCACTGGTTGTGAAGAATGGAGAGCTGTGCACCTTGATGACCCTGCGTTCAAAAGAG CTGAGGACCAGTGCTGGTGAGGTGTGTTTCCCGGGCGGGAAGAGAGACCCCAGTGACAGAGATGATGTAGACACAGCTctgagagaggcagaggaggagatAGGTCTATCACCTGATGATGTTCAGGTGGTCTGTAGACTGGTCCCTCTCATCAGTAAG AGTGGTCTGTTGGTGACCCCGGTGGTTGGCTTCATAGAGGAGTCATTCTGTCCCTGTCCAAACCCAGCTGAGGTCAGTGCCGTGTTCACAGTCCCTCTGGACTTCTTCACCAGTGACCAGGACCACGACGCTATCCACAGTGTTGCTAGGACGATGGGGTCACTGCactcattttattttgtggaCCCTGATTCAGGAAGCCAGTATCACATATGGGGCCTCACTGCCGTGTTTGCCAGACTGGTTGCTACCCTTGCTCTCAGGAAAAAACTTGAGTTTGATGTTGTTTTTGACCCTGACAATCCGTTAGCCTTCTTCCTACAGATTCTACATAGAAGAACTAGTAAACTATGA